A window of Bradyrhizobium sp. AZCC 1610 contains these coding sequences:
- the paoA gene encoding aldehyde dehydrogenase iron-sulfur subunit PaoA translates to MQGPSDFELSRRKLLLGTAASVATTAAASVAYAQTPAVPARPATAAASAVSHVSFNVNGTAREIIALDARTTLLDALRDHLHLTGTKKGCDHGQCGACTVIVGGRRINSCLTLAIMHEGDSITTIEGLGLPESMHPMQAAFVKHDGYQCGYCTPGQICSAVAVLDEIKAGIPSHVSADLNAAPQLTNAELRERMSGNICRCGAYSNIAEAISEVAGRQA, encoded by the coding sequence ATGCAAGGTCCGAGCGACTTCGAATTATCGCGGCGTAAATTGTTGTTGGGAACTGCCGCATCGGTGGCGACGACTGCCGCAGCGTCGGTCGCCTATGCCCAGACTCCAGCGGTTCCAGCCCGGCCCGCCACCGCTGCAGCCTCTGCCGTATCGCACGTATCCTTCAATGTGAACGGCACGGCGCGTGAGATCATCGCGCTTGACGCGCGGACCACGCTGCTCGATGCGCTGCGCGATCACTTGCATCTTACAGGCACCAAGAAGGGCTGTGATCACGGACAGTGCGGCGCCTGCACGGTCATTGTCGGTGGGCGGCGGATCAATTCATGCCTGACACTCGCTATCATGCATGAGGGCGACAGCATCACGACCATCGAGGGGCTGGGTCTGCCCGAGAGCATGCACCCGATGCAGGCCGCCTTCGTCAAGCATGACGGCTATCAATGCGGCTATTGCACGCCTGGGCAGATCTGCTCGGCCGTCGCGGTGCTGGATGAGATCAAGGCCGGTATTCCGAGCCATGTCAGCGCCGACCTGAACGCAGCCCCACAACTGACCAACGCCGAGCTCCGCGAGCGCATGAGCGGCAACATCTGCCGTTGCGGCGCCTATTCCAACATCGCCGAGGCGATATCAGAAGTTGCCGGGAGACAGGCATGA
- a CDS encoding FAD binding domain-containing protein, producing MKSFTYQRAATPVEAAATAMGAQEAKFIAGGTNLLDLMKLEIETPAHLIDVNGLALDKIESTPEGGLRIGALVRNTDLAAAARVRRDYGVLSRALLAGASGQLRNMATTAGNLLQRTRCPYFYDTNQPCNKRRPGSGCAAIGGFSRQHAVVGGSEACIATHPSDMAVAMRALDATVETIRADGATRTMPIAELHRLPGDTPHIETTLMPGELITAVTLPKPVGGMHIYRKVRDRASYAFALVSVAAIVQRDGTGRVALGGVAPKPWRVEAAEAQMPRGARAVASQLLADAKPTRENAFKLSLVERTLGAVLTEAKG from the coding sequence ATGAAATCCTTCACCTACCAGCGCGCCGCCACCCCCGTCGAGGCCGCAGCCACCGCCATGGGCGCCCAAGAGGCAAAATTCATTGCCGGCGGCACCAATCTGCTCGACCTTATGAAACTCGAGATCGAGACCCCTGCGCATCTGATCGACGTCAACGGCCTTGCGCTGGACAAGATCGAATCCACGCCGGAGGGCGGATTGCGGATCGGCGCGCTGGTGCGCAACACCGATCTCGCCGCCGCCGCGCGCGTGCGGCGCGACTACGGCGTATTGTCGCGTGCGCTGCTCGCTGGCGCCTCGGGTCAGTTGCGCAATATGGCGACGACCGCGGGCAATCTGCTGCAGCGCACCCGCTGCCCATATTTCTATGACACCAACCAGCCTTGCAACAAGCGCCGGCCCGGCAGCGGCTGCGCGGCGATCGGCGGGTTCAGCCGTCAGCATGCCGTGGTGGGCGGCAGCGAAGCATGCATCGCGACCCATCCGAGCGACATGGCGGTGGCCATGCGCGCGCTCGACGCGACGGTGGAAACGATACGTGCCGACGGCGCGACGCGAACGATGCCAATCGCGGAACTGCATCGCTTGCCCGGCGATACGCCGCATATCGAAACGACGCTCATGCCAGGCGAACTGATCACGGCGGTGACGCTGCCGAAACCGGTCGGGGGGATGCACATCTATCGCAAGGTGCGTGACCGTGCGTCTTACGCCTTCGCGCTGGTGTCGGTTGCTGCCATCGTGCAGCGCGACGGCACCGGGCGCGTTGCGCTCGGCGGCGTCGCGCCCAAGCCGTGGCGCGTTGAAGCCGCGGAGGCCCAGATGCCGCGCGGCGCCAGGGCCGTCGCCTCGCAGTTGCTCGCCGATGCGAAGCCGACACGCGAGAACGCATTCAAGCTGTCGCTGGTCGAGCGCACGCTCGGCGCGGTGCTGACCGAAGCGAAGGGCTGA
- the paoC gene encoding aldehyde oxidoreductase molybdenum-binding subunit PaoC, giving the protein MKFETSATTNPIDQLKVIGKPADRIDGPLKTTGRARYAYERHDVVSNPAYGYVVGSAIAKGRIASIDLTHAKAVPGVLAIVTADNAGKLDKGRLNTAKLLGGPEIQHYHQAIAVVVAETFEQARAAAQLIRVDYVREQGAFDLASLLDKAKPNPITGGPGDTAVGDFAANFAAAPVRLDVRYSTPDEAHAMMEPHATIAEWDGDKLTLWTSNQMIAWNKAEMAKILGMPMENVRLDSPFIGGGFGGKLFPRADALLAALGARAAKRPVKVALQRPLMFNNTTHRPATIQRIRIGATRDGKITAIGHESWSGDLPGGKADGAVAQTRLLYAGSHRMTATRLATLDLAEGNAMRAPGEATGMMALEIAMDEMAEKLGMDPIEFRIINDTQVDPEKPERRFSQRQLVECLRTGAERFGWSKRNPQPGRVRDGRWLVGIGAAAAFRNNLLMKSAARVRLDNKGVVTVETDMTDIGTGSYTIIAQTAAEMMGVPLEKVQVRLGDSAFPVSAGSGGQWGGNSSTAGVYAACVKLREAVAQKLGFNSAEAEFADGEVRAGNRSVPLAQAAADGGITAEDEIEYGDLARKYQQSTFGAHFVEVGVDAATAEIRVRRMLAVCAAGRILNPKTARSQVIGAMTMGVGAALMEELVVDKRAGFFVNHDLAGYEVPVHADIPHQDMFFLDETDPMSSPMKAKGVAELGICGVAAAVANAVYNATGVRVRDYPITLDKLLEQMPDVG; this is encoded by the coding sequence ATGAAGTTCGAAACATCAGCTACGACAAACCCGATCGACCAGCTCAAGGTGATCGGCAAGCCCGCCGATCGCATCGATGGTCCGCTCAAGACCACCGGCCGCGCGCGCTATGCTTATGAGCGCCACGATGTCGTTTCGAACCCGGCTTATGGCTATGTGGTCGGCTCGGCCATTGCCAAGGGACGAATCGCCTCGATCGATCTCACCCACGCCAAGGCTGTGCCCGGCGTGCTCGCGATCGTCACGGCCGACAACGCCGGCAAGCTCGACAAGGGCAGGCTCAACACTGCAAAACTGCTCGGCGGTCCCGAGATCCAGCATTATCACCAGGCCATCGCCGTCGTCGTCGCGGAAACGTTTGAGCAGGCGCGCGCCGCGGCACAGCTGATCCGCGTCGATTACGTCAGGGAGCAGGGCGCGTTCGATCTCGCTTCACTGCTGGACAAGGCGAAGCCGAATCCCATCACCGGCGGTCCCGGCGATACGGCGGTCGGCGACTTCGCCGCCAATTTCGCTGCCGCGCCGGTCCGGCTCGATGTGCGCTACTCAACGCCCGATGAAGCGCACGCCATGATGGAGCCGCACGCGACGATCGCCGAATGGGATGGCGACAAGCTTACGCTATGGACCTCCAACCAGATGATCGCCTGGAACAAGGCCGAGATGGCCAAGATCCTGGGCATGCCAATGGAAAACGTCCGCCTCGACTCGCCATTCATCGGCGGCGGCTTTGGCGGCAAGCTGTTCCCGCGCGCCGACGCGCTGCTGGCGGCGCTCGGCGCCCGCGCCGCGAAACGGCCGGTAAAGGTGGCGCTGCAGCGTCCCCTGATGTTCAACAACACCACGCATCGACCGGCAACGATCCAGCGCATCCGCATCGGGGCGACGCGGGACGGCAAGATCACGGCGATCGGTCATGAAAGCTGGTCGGGCGATCTGCCGGGCGGCAAGGCCGATGGCGCAGTCGCCCAAACGAGGCTGCTGTATGCAGGCTCACACCGCATGACCGCCACGCGGCTCGCGACGCTCGATCTGGCCGAGGGCAATGCGATGCGCGCGCCGGGCGAGGCGACGGGCATGATGGCGCTGGAGATCGCCATGGACGAAATGGCCGAGAAGCTCGGCATGGATCCGATCGAGTTTCGCATCATCAACGATACCCAGGTCGATCCGGAGAAGCCGGAGCGTCGGTTCTCGCAGCGTCAGCTCGTCGAGTGCCTGCGCACCGGCGCCGAGCGCTTCGGCTGGAGCAAGCGCAACCCGCAGCCGGGCAGGGTCCGCGACGGACGCTGGCTGGTCGGCATCGGCGCAGCCGCTGCGTTCCGCAACAATCTGCTGATGAAGTCGGCGGCGCGGGTGCGGCTCGACAACAAAGGGGTCGTGACCGTCGAGACCGACATGACCGATATCGGCACCGGCAGCTACACCATCATCGCGCAGACGGCGGCCGAGATGATGGGCGTGCCGCTTGAAAAGGTGCAGGTGCGCCTTGGCGACTCGGCCTTCCCGGTGTCGGCGGGCTCCGGCGGGCAGTGGGGCGGCAATAGCTCCACCGCGGGCGTCTATGCCGCGTGTGTCAAGCTGCGCGAGGCGGTCGCGCAGAAGCTCGGTTTCAATTCCGCGGAGGCGGAGTTCGCCGATGGCGAGGTGCGCGCGGGCAATCGCAGCGTGCCGCTGGCGCAGGCTGCGGCCGATGGCGGCATCACGGCCGAAGACGAAATCGAGTACGGCGATCTCGCCAGGAAGTACCAGCAATCGACCTTCGGCGCGCACTTCGTCGAAGTCGGCGTCGATGCCGCAACCGCCGAGATCCGCGTGCGGCGGATGCTTGCGGTGTGTGCCGCCGGCCGCATCCTCAATCCGAAGACGGCGCGCAGCCAGGTGATCGGCGCGATGACCATGGGCGTGGGTGCTGCGCTGATGGAGGAGCTCGTGGTCGACAAGCGCGCCGGCTTCTTCGTCAATCACGATCTCGCGGGCTACGAAGTGCCGGTTCATGCCGACATCCCCCATCAGGACATGTTCTTCCTCGACGAGACCGATCCGATGTCGTCGCCGATGAAGGCCAAGGGCGTCGCCGAGCTCGGCATCTGCGGCGTGGCGGCAGCGGTTGCCAACGCGGTCTACAACGCGACGGGCGTGCGCGTCCGCGATTATCCGATCACGCTCGACAAGCTCCTGGAGCAAATGCCGGACGTGGGTTGA
- a CDS encoding (R)-mandelonitrile lyase — MEIKRSGSQPSGKGPAEYFTGSVRVDPLFQAADPARVAGASVTFEPGARTAWHTHPLGQTLIVTSGRGWGQVWGGRVEEVHPGDVVWFPPGEKHWHGATPTTAMTHIAIQERLDGKAVDWMEKVSDEQYRA; from the coding sequence ATGGAAATCAAGCGAAGCGGTTCACAGCCCTCCGGCAAAGGGCCTGCCGAATATTTTACGGGCAGCGTGCGCGTCGATCCGCTCTTCCAGGCGGCTGACCCTGCGCGCGTCGCCGGCGCCAGCGTCACCTTCGAGCCCGGCGCGCGGACGGCATGGCACACCCACCCCTTGGGCCAGACCCTGATCGTCACATCCGGCCGCGGCTGGGGTCAGGTCTGGGGCGGGCGGGTCGAGGAAGTTCACCCCGGCGACGTCGTCTGGTTTCCGCCCGGCGAGAAGCACTGGCACGGTGCGACGCCGACCACAGCCATGACGCACATCGCCATCCAGGAGCGGCTCGACGGCAAGGCCGTCGACTGGATGGAGAAGGTCAGTGACGAGCAATACCGGGCTTGA
- a CDS encoding alpha/beta fold hydrolase, which produces MTRRDFARATVVALIISAALTVIAMADEVRRISANGTEFSYVEVGQGEPLIFVHGGLQDYRMWAGHLPKFAGRYRAIAYSRRNNYPNDVSPDGMPDGAADAHGEDLVAFVRALGLSKVRVVAHSSGAHAALFFAASHPEMVVSLALNEPPATGILVGVPDVADMLKAWANGLAPARQALKAGDAKAGIPLFVNAVGGPGAYERRSDADKMMNLDNVASYQADATTKRPRPIFTCEMARAINAPVLLSNGERSPRFFYRIVDELGVCLPNHQRIVIAGSSHTVPSENPDAYDEAVLAFLAKH; this is translated from the coding sequence ATGACGCGTCGCGATTTTGCGCGGGCAACGGTAGTAGCTTTAATCATTAGCGCAGCCTTGACCGTCATAGCTATGGCCGATGAAGTCAGACGCATTTCCGCCAACGGCACTGAGTTTTCTTATGTTGAAGTCGGCCAAGGCGAGCCGCTAATATTTGTTCACGGCGGCCTTCAAGACTACCGAATGTGGGCCGGACATCTGCCAAAGTTCGCTGGTCGTTATCGCGCAATAGCATACAGCCGCCGCAACAATTATCCGAACGATGTAAGTCCGGACGGTATGCCGGATGGGGCTGCTGATGCGCACGGTGAAGACCTTGTTGCGTTCGTGCGGGCTCTAGGCTTATCGAAAGTTCGGGTTGTTGCGCATTCCTCGGGCGCGCATGCCGCGCTGTTTTTTGCTGCCTCGCATCCAGAGATGGTCGTCAGCCTAGCACTCAATGAACCGCCGGCCACTGGCATTTTGGTCGGCGTTCCCGACGTCGCTGATATGTTGAAAGCGTGGGCCAATGGTCTTGCGCCAGCAAGGCAGGCACTCAAGGCTGGCGACGCGAAAGCCGGCATACCGCTATTCGTAAACGCCGTCGGTGGACCGGGCGCTTATGAGCGCCGCTCCGATGCCGACAAGATGATGAATTTGGACAACGTGGCGTCGTACCAAGCCGATGCCACGACAAAACGCCCGAGGCCGATTTTCACGTGCGAAATGGCCAGGGCGATCAATGCCCCGGTACTATTGTCGAATGGCGAGCGAAGCCCCAGATTCTTTTACCGGATTGTAGATGAGTTGGGGGTCTGCTTGCCAAACCACCAGAGGATCGTCATTGCCGGAAGTTCACACACCGTGCCTTCCGAGAACCCTGACGCTTACGATGAGGCTGTGCTCGCTTTTCTAGCCAAGCACTGA
- a CDS encoding Bug family tripartite tricarboxylate transporter substrate binding protein produces MSAQAFPAQPVYIVVPFAAGGVLDSLTRLIAEQLQAKWRQAVIVENRVGTSGNVGAAYVGQSRADGYTLLASPPPPLAVNQFLFRSLTFKPSDFAVATILARSPNVLVANPKLKASNLPELIALAKASPGKLNYASTGRGGTPHLTMEWLKLETGIDLVHVPYAKGYPQALTDLVGGQVDLMFVNLSDAKQLIQSGQLKAIAVADANPIKGLTDVSPISRQIPGFTSLTWFAIAAPRATPRPIVEQISADVVSAMKSPVVADRLKALSLTLVETAPAEASSFVEEEAERWHKVINRIGLQPE; encoded by the coding sequence GTGTCGGCTCAGGCATTTCCGGCCCAACCGGTTTACATCGTCGTTCCGTTTGCTGCTGGCGGCGTACTGGATTCGCTTACGCGCCTGATCGCCGAACAGTTGCAGGCGAAGTGGCGGCAGGCCGTTATCGTAGAAAATCGTGTTGGCACCTCCGGCAATGTCGGTGCGGCCTATGTCGGACAATCGAGGGCGGATGGCTATACGCTGCTTGCAAGTCCTCCGCCGCCGCTTGCGGTCAACCAGTTCTTGTTCAGGTCGCTGACTTTCAAGCCGTCCGACTTTGCCGTTGCGACCATCCTAGCCAGGTCTCCCAATGTGCTGGTTGCCAATCCGAAGCTCAAGGCTTCGAACCTGCCGGAATTGATTGCGCTCGCTAAGGCGTCACCGGGTAAGCTCAACTATGCATCAACCGGCCGGGGCGGCACGCCGCATCTGACCATGGAATGGCTTAAACTCGAAACCGGGATCGATCTGGTTCATGTTCCCTATGCCAAGGGCTATCCTCAGGCGCTGACCGATCTCGTTGGGGGCCAGGTCGACCTCATGTTCGTCAACCTATCTGATGCCAAGCAGCTGATTCAGAGCGGTCAGCTTAAGGCGATCGCGGTGGCGGATGCCAACCCGATCAAGGGTCTCACCGATGTATCGCCGATCTCCAGGCAGATACCCGGTTTCACATCCCTGACCTGGTTCGCGATCGCAGCGCCGCGTGCGACGCCACGCCCGATCGTGGAACAGATATCGGCCGATGTTGTCTCCGCCATGAAGTCGCCCGTGGTCGCCGACCGCCTGAAGGCTCTTTCACTGACGCTTGTCGAAACGGCGCCTGCCGAGGCGAGCAGCTTTGTCGAGGAGGAAGCCGAGCGATGGCACAAGGTTATCAACCGGATCGGTCTTCAGCCCGAATGA
- a CDS encoding LysR family transcriptional regulator, with translation MSRRLKLRDLHMLEAVSAAGSMARAAEQLAISQPTISKAIADLDRDLGVALFDRSSRGAELTPSGYILLRRGRAMLDELQQGLQEIENLSDPTVGEVRVGAVDAWSAYISIVVERTSRRYPKIIYKVVFGDSDTLFTALRNRTLDVVISRAVLARSQPDLDTEVLFHDRVTVVTSAAHPLARRRNIALRDLLDERWVIGPPDSFLYQLMLEAFQAKGLPMPKAMVTTLSIQLRLDLLQSGYS, from the coding sequence ATGAGCCGGCGCCTCAAACTGAGGGATTTGCACATGCTCGAGGCCGTATCGGCCGCTGGCAGCATGGCCCGCGCTGCGGAGCAGCTGGCAATCTCTCAACCAACCATTTCGAAGGCGATCGCGGATCTCGATCGTGATCTCGGCGTGGCATTGTTCGACCGCAGTTCGCGCGGCGCCGAGCTGACGCCGAGCGGATATATTTTGCTGCGGCGCGGCCGCGCGATGCTCGATGAACTGCAACAGGGCTTGCAGGAGATCGAGAACCTTTCCGATCCGACCGTCGGCGAGGTCCGCGTCGGTGCTGTCGATGCTTGGTCGGCGTATATTTCTATAGTCGTGGAGCGAACATCACGCCGTTATCCGAAGATTATCTACAAAGTCGTGTTCGGCGACAGCGACACTCTTTTCACGGCGCTACGTAACCGGACACTTGACGTGGTAATTTCGCGCGCCGTGCTTGCGCGATCCCAACCGGACCTCGACACGGAGGTCCTTTTCCACGATCGGGTCACAGTGGTAACCTCGGCTGCACACCCGCTGGCCCGCCGGCGAAACATAGCCCTTCGTGATTTGCTGGACGAACGCTGGGTGATCGGCCCCCCTGACTCATTCCTCTACCAACTGATGCTGGAGGCCTTTCAGGCCAAAGGGCTGCCGATGCCCAAAGCGATGGTAACGACTCTTTCGATCCAGTTGCGACTGGACCTGCTGCAGAGCGGGTATTCATGA
- a CDS encoding GNAT family N-acetyltransferase — protein sequence MMTVSDCEIALATTDDIPGIVALQSLNLRSNGGALSIEFSSDWFERVLSEMPIIVARREGRIVGYLVSSPLSAAANMPIIQAKLRAYPGSSNPYNHGPVCIAEDERNRGLISAMFQALRKRLRGREGVAFVRRDNAASLSAHAKLGMRQAAEFTHDGVAYVVVAYIA from the coding sequence ATGATGACTGTTTCGGATTGCGAAATTGCCCTCGCCACGACTGATGATATTCCCGGAATCGTAGCCCTTCAGAGCCTCAATCTGCGCAGCAATGGCGGGGCACTTTCCATCGAATTTTCCAGCGACTGGTTCGAACGCGTGCTTTCCGAGATGCCAATCATCGTCGCCCGGCGGGAAGGGCGTATCGTCGGGTATCTCGTCTCAAGTCCATTGTCAGCGGCAGCGAACATGCCAATTATCCAGGCGAAGCTCCGAGCTTATCCGGGGTCGAGCAATCCTTACAATCATGGTCCGGTATGCATAGCCGAGGATGAACGGAACCGCGGACTAATTTCTGCAATGTTTCAGGCATTACGGAAGCGATTGAGGGGTCGAGAAGGCGTCGCGTTTGTCCGACGCGACAATGCCGCGTCGCTTTCGGCGCATGCAAAGCTTGGAATGCGGCAAGCTGCCGAATTCACACATGACGGCGTCGCCTATGTTGTCGTCGCCTATATTGCATGA
- a CDS encoding lipoprotein-releasing ABC transporter permease subunit, which produces MIGAMENPPRPLPFSAFEWLVSGRYLRARRKEGFISVIAGFSFLGIMLGVATLIIVMAVMNGFRKELIDKIVGMNGHLVVQPLEQPLTDWKDVTERISQVSGIRLAVPVVDGPALASSAQNASGVLVRGIRPDDLNKLASIASNIQQGSLNAFEQGQGVAIGRRLADQLSLRAGDNITLVAPGGAVTSKGAAPRIKPYKVAAVFSLDMSEYDSVMVFLPLAEAQAYFNRADDVSAIEVFIEASPDRVDEFRRPVADAAGRPVFLVDWRRRTSAFFAALQVERNVMFLILTLIVLVAALNIVSGLIMLVKDKGSDIAILRTVGASRGAIMRVFLIAGAAIGVVGTLTGLLVGMLVCLNIEAIRQFLSWITNTELFPPKLYFLSKLPAEIDVGETAAVVVMALTLSFLATLYPSWRAARLDPVDALRYG; this is translated from the coding sequence ATGATTGGGGCCATGGAGAATCCCCCGCGCCCATTGCCTTTCTCAGCATTCGAATGGTTGGTGTCCGGGCGCTACCTGCGAGCGCGTCGCAAGGAAGGCTTCATCTCCGTCATTGCCGGTTTCTCGTTCCTCGGCATCATGCTTGGCGTTGCGACGCTGATTATCGTGATGGCCGTCATGAACGGCTTTCGCAAGGAATTGATCGACAAGATCGTCGGCATGAACGGCCATCTTGTAGTGCAACCACTCGAACAGCCGCTGACGGATTGGAAGGACGTCACTGAGCGCATCAGTCAGGTTTCAGGCATCCGGCTTGCGGTTCCCGTGGTGGACGGTCCGGCGCTGGCATCGTCGGCGCAGAATGCCTCAGGGGTACTCGTTCGCGGCATTCGCCCCGATGATCTCAATAAACTCGCCTCGATCGCCAGCAACATCCAGCAGGGCTCGCTGAATGCATTTGAGCAGGGACAAGGCGTCGCCATCGGACGCAGGCTTGCCGATCAATTGTCGCTCCGGGCCGGCGACAACATCACGCTGGTCGCGCCTGGCGGAGCCGTGACGTCGAAGGGTGCAGCGCCTCGTATCAAGCCGTACAAGGTCGCGGCGGTGTTCAGCCTCGACATGTCGGAATATGATTCCGTGATGGTTTTTCTGCCGCTTGCCGAGGCGCAGGCCTATTTCAATCGCGCCGATGACGTGAGCGCGATCGAAGTTTTCATCGAAGCCAGCCCCGACAGGGTCGACGAATTCAGAAGGCCGGTGGCAGACGCCGCCGGGCGGCCGGTGTTCCTTGTCGACTGGCGCCGGCGCACTTCAGCCTTTTTCGCTGCACTTCAGGTCGAACGCAATGTCATGTTTCTGATCCTGACCTTGATCGTGCTGGTCGCCGCGCTGAACATCGTTTCGGGCCTGATCATGCTCGTGAAGGACAAGGGCAGCGATATCGCCATTCTGCGCACCGTGGGCGCCTCGCGAGGGGCGATCATGCGGGTGTTCCTGATCGCGGGTGCTGCGATCGGCGTGGTCGGCACGCTGACCGGGCTTCTCGTCGGCATGCTGGTTTGCCTGAATATCGAAGCTATCCGGCAATTTCTTTCCTGGATCACCAATACCGAATTGTTTCCACCAAAACTCTACTTTCTGTCGAAGCTGCCGGCGGAGATCGATGTCGGCGAGACCGCCGCCGTTGTGGTCATGGCGTTGACGCTGTCATTCCTCGCGACGCTCTATCCATCATGGCGCGCCGCGCGGCTCGATCCGGTCGACGCGCTTCGATATGGGTAG
- a CDS encoding SemiSWEET transporter, with protein MEQLAIKLLGFAAATCTTLAYAPQFVKVWRTRSTEDISLGMFLVMVLGILLWLLYGLLSGDAPLIVANAITIVLAGGILLMKLKYG; from the coding sequence ATGGAACAACTTGCAATCAAGCTGCTGGGGTTTGCCGCAGCCACGTGTACGACCCTCGCTTATGCACCGCAGTTCGTGAAAGTCTGGAGAACCCGCTCCACCGAAGACATTTCGCTTGGAATGTTCCTCGTCATGGTGCTCGGCATCCTGCTTTGGCTGTTGTATGGCCTGCTTTCCGGAGATGCACCGCTGATCGTTGCGAATGCGATTACGATCGTGCTGGCCGGCGGAATCCTCTTGATGAAGCTCAAGTACGGTTGA
- a CDS encoding DUF1013 domain-containing protein has protein sequence MSNAPLMPKATAVWLVDNTALTFDQVADFTKMHPLEVRAIADGDAAQGIKGMDPISTGQLTRDEIEKGEKDPNYRLKLGESKVVLPPAAKKKGPRYTPVSRRHERPSAILWLVRNHPELKDAQIMRLVGTTKTTIASVRDRTHWNASTLTPMDPVTLGLCSQIELDFEVQRAAKEKPVPAAYGGATLLPASETTKKEPEFEPSEKQQDDLNVDAVFAKLKTIGGKKQDDDEE, from the coding sequence ATGAGCAATGCACCGCTGATGCCAAAAGCGACTGCCGTGTGGCTGGTTGACAATACCGCGCTGACCTTCGACCAGGTGGCCGATTTCACCAAAATGCACCCCCTGGAGGTCCGCGCCATCGCCGACGGCGACGCCGCCCAGGGCATCAAGGGCATGGACCCGATTTCGACCGGACAATTGACCCGCGACGAGATCGAAAAGGGCGAAAAGGACCCGAATTACCGCCTCAAGCTCGGCGAGAGCAAGGTCGTCCTGCCGCCGGCTGCCAAGAAGAAGGGCCCGCGCTACACCCCGGTGTCGCGCCGCCACGAGCGGCCGAGCGCGATCCTGTGGCTGGTCCGCAACCACCCCGAGCTGAAGGACGCGCAGATCATGCGCCTGGTCGGCACCACCAAGACCACCATCGCGAGCGTCCGCGACCGCACGCACTGGAACGCCTCGACCTTGACCCCGATGGACCCGGTGACGCTCGGCCTGTGCTCGCAGATCGAGCTCGATTTCGAGGTGCAGCGCGCGGCCAAGGAAAAGCCGGTGCCCGCGGCTTACGGCGGCGCGACGCTGCTGCCGGCCTCCGAGACCACCAAGAAGGAGCCGGAATTCGAACCGAGCGAAAAGCAGCAGGACGACCTCAACGTCGACGCGGTGTTTGCAAAGCTGAAGACGATCGGCGGCAAGAAGCAGGACGACGACGAGGAGTAA
- the ispH gene encoding 4-hydroxy-3-methylbut-2-enyl diphosphate reductase, whose product MPSVSTPAKPHLRIVLCSPRGFCAGVVRAIDTVERALAIYGAPVYVRHEIVHNRYVVDSLKTKGAIFVEELAEIPDNTNAPVVFSAHGVPKSVPADARARNFFSLDATCPLVTKVHREAAIHFKRGREILLIGHSHHPEVVGTLGQLPAGAVTLIETAEDAKTFTPKDPNNLAFVTQTTLSIDDTAEIVALLKERFPNINGPHKEDICYATTNRQLAVKKVAPVVDALIVVGAPNSSNSQRLREVAEREGCPVSVLAQRASDLDWSRFEGIKSLGITAGASAPEVIVEEIMGAFAERFELHVETVSAAEENEFFPLPRSLRPEAAAE is encoded by the coding sequence ATGCCTTCTGTGTCAACGCCAGCCAAACCACACCTCAGAATCGTGCTTTGTTCTCCCCGTGGTTTCTGCGCCGGGGTAGTGCGGGCCATCGATACCGTCGAGCGGGCGCTCGCCATCTATGGCGCCCCGGTCTATGTCCGTCACGAGATCGTGCATAACCGCTACGTGGTCGACAGCCTGAAGACCAAGGGCGCGATTTTCGTCGAGGAACTCGCCGAAATTCCCGACAATACCAACGCTCCGGTGGTGTTTTCGGCCCATGGGGTTCCAAAATCGGTTCCGGCAGACGCCCGCGCCCGTAATTTCTTTTCGCTGGACGCGACTTGTCCGCTGGTCACGAAGGTGCACCGCGAGGCTGCGATCCACTTCAAGCGCGGCCGAGAAATTCTGCTGATCGGGCATTCTCATCATCCGGAGGTGGTCGGCACGCTCGGCCAGTTGCCGGCCGGCGCGGTGACGCTGATCGAGACCGCGGAGGACGCCAAGACGTTCACGCCGAAGGATCCGAACAACCTCGCCTTCGTGACCCAGACGACGCTGTCGATCGACGACACCGCGGAGATCGTTGCGCTGCTCAAGGAGCGCTTCCCGAACATCAACGGGCCGCACAAGGAAGACATCTGCTACGCCACCACCAACCGCCAGCTCGCGGTCAAGAAAGTGGCCCCGGTGGTCGATGCTTTGATCGTGGTCGGCGCGCCGAATTCGTCGAACTCGCAGCGCCTGCGCGAAGTCGCCGAGCGCGAGGGCTGCCCGGTCTCGGTGCTGGCGCAACGCGCCTCGGATCTCGACTGGTCGCGCTTCGAGGGCATCAAGAGCCTCGGCATCACGGCGGGCGCGTCCGCGCCGGAGGTGATCGTCGAGGAAATCATGGGCGCCTTCGCCGAGCGCTTCGAATTGCATGTGGAGACGGTGTCGGCCGCGGAGGAGAACGAGTTCTTCCCGCTGCCGCGTTCGCTGCGGCCCGAAGCTGCCGCCGAGTAG